Proteins from one Salmo salar chromosome ssa29, Ssal_v3.1, whole genome shotgun sequence genomic window:
- the chchd7 gene encoding coiled-coil-helix-coiled-coil-helix domain-containing protein 7 produces MDKNVRKLRSKDINPCIEESDGSQKCLDANNYDKNMCSAYFLRYKNCRKYWHNIMVNRRRDGVKPDMPTAEERQEILAAIGGKPY; encoded by the exons ATGGACAAAAACGTGCGCAAGCTTCGAAGTAAAGATATAAACCCATGCATTGAA GAAAGTGATGGCTCTCAGAAATGTTTGGATGCCAATAACTATGATAAGAACATGTGTTCTGCGTATTTTCTGAGATACAAAAACTGCAGAAAATACTGG CACAACATCATGGTGAATAGGAGACGAGACGGCGTGAAGCCTGACATGCCCACTGCTGAGGAGCGCCAGGAGATACTGGCTGCCATTGGAGGCAAGCCCTATTGA